In the Clavelina lepadiformis chromosome 8, kaClaLepa1.1, whole genome shotgun sequence genome, one interval contains:
- the LOC143469724 gene encoding uncharacterized protein LOC143469724, whose product MQRLFITTFLLFQLVVGTRAKTKFGFCPPQLTPDEVYRRFGKSQKFYIDYNNGNDSWNGNLPDPDEFGNGPFKTFAGAITGMRQTKKCVYAASGVVLYVRGGTHFVDKTVVIDERDNSLSIVAYPGDERPLISGAHRIPGSEFSKLDDKIYFAPYEGHCTKNVFLGRKRLLRARKPSVEEWTGENFTGEGPYLKIDNLLVNTEECNYDGTGGFKQACPPENGDGFVYADNDINPNWSNLQKADILVFQAWIAERGDIGEIDTKNKTVYFQERLRTPIGTHPEPSGWRYIVENVYEELDSVGEYYCDEGKGMFYFIPPEGALDTEDVYIATTEVVFEAMYGEDIGFYNLEFRHGHDGNFEGYMEDPGLLQFVSSSKLTIERCCFSNLGHTAIYVHACTDVNITESIFTDIGYFAIGAKFDDDFDNPMANKNINIHRNTFQRCGVVNMFQPACIIAQGIENIKVTNNDIGFSPYAGIRIGWQATFHWSYVETDKYVFYVERNHVHDFGLGLLNDFAGIYLSSNPECSEATLSLATCYLHAYVSRNVIHKTIPYNYGGKGVYGDTAASGLVVTENWLYDLSEAAVNFHCGRYNYALNNMIHQVADGRVFGVCNSIVGGNENEPLYQIMIFKENVIYVSNVDARLWRKSDLWDFFVPNLDHNDYFFNPANDTQKKDFFPAREQGKGVSFKQWQNETGRDLHSIIKNPLYVDMENEDFRLDCQSPALDLGIKSIDNRHVRRLSGIFGV is encoded by the exons ATGCAAAGGTTGTTCATTACcacatttcttctttttcagcTGGTTGTG GGAACCCGGGCCAAAACTAAATTTGGATTTTGTCCACCACAATTAACCCCGGATGAGGTTTATAGGCGATTtggaaaaagtcaaaaattctACATTGATTACAATAATGGCAACGATAGCTGGAACGGCAACTTACCAGACCCAGACGAGTTCGGAAACGGTCCtttcaaaacttttgctgGCGCAATCACAGGAATGAGACAAACGAAAAAATGCGTTTACGCAGCATCTGGAGTTGTTTTATACGTCAGGGGCGGTACACATTTTGTAGATAAGACGGTTGTCATAGACGAACGG GACAATTCTCTCTCGATTGTTGCTTATCCGGGAGATGAGAGGCCACTTATATCTGGAGCTCACAGAATTCCAGGTTCCGAgttttcaaaacttgatgACAAAATCTACTTCGCTCCGTATGAAGGACATTGcacaaaaaacgtttttcttgGAAGAAAACGACTGTTAAGAGCAAG AAAACCAAGTGTGGAAGAATGGACTGGGGAAAATTTTACTGGTGAAGGACCATACTTAAAAATAGACAACCTACTGGTAAATACTGAAGAATGCAACTATGATGGGACGGGAGGCTTTAAACAG GCTTGCCCACCAGAGAACGGGGATGGTTTCGTGTATGCTGATAACGACATCAACCCAAACTGGTCGAACCTTCAGAAGGCAGATATTCTTGTTTTCCAAGCTTGGATTGCTGAGAGAGGAGATATTGGTGAAATAGACACAAAGAATAAGACTGTGTACTTTCAAGAGCGACTTAGGACGCCTATCGGGACTCATCCCGAACCTTCAGGATGGCGCTACATCGTAGAAAATGTATACGAAG AACTGGATTCAGTGGGCGAATATTATTGTGACGAAGGGAAAggaatgttttattttattcccCCAGAAGGAGCTCTTGACACTGAGGATGTGTACATTGCAACAACTGAAGTTGTTTTTGAAG CTATGTATGGGGAAGATATCGGTTTTTATAACCTGGAGTTTCGTCACGGCCACGATGGGAATTTTGAAGGCTATATGGAAGATCCTGGATTGCTGCAATTTGTGTCATCTAGTAAACTTACTATTGAGAGGTGCTGCTTCTCCAACTTAGGACACACAGCTATCTACGTCCACGCGTGTACTGATGTGAAC ATAACCGAGAGTATTTTTACTGATATTGGATACTTTGCAATTGGAGCAAAATTTGATGATGATTTTGACAACCCGATGgccaacaaaaatatcaacataCACAGAAACACTTTTCAGCGTTGTGGTGTCGTTAATATGTTCCAG CCTGCATGCATTATAGCTCAAGgaattgaaaacattaaggTCACGAACAACGACATTGGCTTTTCTCCTTACGCCGGTATAAGG ATTGGGTGGCAAGCTACGTTCCATTGGTCCTACGTTGAAACTGACAAGTACGTCTTCTACGTTGAAAGAAACCACGTTCATGACTTTGGGCTCGGTCTTTTAAATGATTTCGCTGGCATATATCTATCATCAAATCCAGAATGTAGCGAAGCAACTTTG AGTCTAGCCACCTGTTATCTTCATGCCTACGTGTCACGTAATGTAATACATAAAACAATTCCCTACAATTACGGAGGCAAAGGAGTCTACGGAGATACTGCCGCGTCAGGTCTCGTAG TTACAGAGAACTGGTTGTATGATCTCAGTGAGGCGGCAGTGAACTTTCATTGTGGACGATATAACTATGCGTTGAACAACATGATTCATCAAGTCGCTGACGGTAGAGTATTTGGCGTATGCAACTCTATAGTTGGGGGGAATGAAAACGAGCCGTTGTATCAA ATAATGATCTTCAAGGAAAACGTCATTTACGTGAGTAACGTTGATGCAAGATTGTGGCGTAAATCTGATCTTTGGGATTTTTTCGTACCAAACCTGGATCATAACGATTATTTTTTCAACCCTGCCAATGACACACAAAAAAAGGATTTCTTTCCAGCAAGAGAGCAAGGAAAAGGAGTTTCATTCAAGCAATGGCAGAACGAAACCGGACGAGATCTTCATTCAATAATTAAAAACCCGCTTTATGTGGACATGGAAAACGAAGATTTTAGACTAGATTGCCAGTCCCCGGCATTAGATCTTGGAATAAAATCGATCGATAACCGTCATGTCAGACGTCTGAGCGGAATATTTGGCGTTTAA
- the LOC143469097 gene encoding uncharacterized protein LOC143469097 has product MRPFLVFVASLFLQLVGSSFGTCPPRPDQGVVSEEHKNSKLFYIDDENGNDSWSGTLASPNGNDDGPFKTFQGAVSGIRKQRDSTLEKATLFVRKGTYFLSTPVTLDSRDASLSIVGYPGDKRPLITGATKIPGAEFLPYDQTRYATFFNGICSKHVFLGENRLVRARKPNLQSWTGRDLTGEGPYLTIKDLFVSTPDCNRQGSGGFSQSCPDQNKLGFVYEEGDIDENWQDPTTGEILVYQAWVAERGHIGHIGNSQVDFSEPLRYAIGSHPKPSGWRYVVENIFEELDAVGEYFCDERNGLFFIYPPEGALDTDDVFVGTLETFFRVRNTNDIRFSDLEFRHSHDGDFAGYNERPAILDFENTDGIRVDRCYFANVAYTAVYFLSCLNVNIFANNFLDIGYFAVSSDYRNDPNDPYANRNIFIRKNTFEGCGVSNMLQPACLHVRGVGNLHVSGNEISRTPYAGMRIGWQLTFSLDYIANEEYIFYIERNHVHDFGLGILSDFAGIYLSSNPGCGKANADLTVCYLHAYVSKNVVHAGESYNYGAIGVYGDTAVSRLTVERNWLYDLDEAAVNFHCGQQNVALNNMIYHVADTRVFGVCNSIVGEGQAVQQILTFKKNVVFVNNAEARLYRNSDFWEYDMPVLDENIYFFNSTDERQTNEFFPMGISFNEWQESSGNDINSYIIQPRFRNVKSQDFRLRCTSTAFELGIKSVDLRYIRSSSGICRKN; this is encoded by the exons ATGCGACCATTCCTAGTTTTCGTGGCTTCGTTATTCCTGCAGTTAGTG GGATCTTCCTTTGGAACTTGTCCGCCTCGCCCAGACCAAGGTGTGGTTTCCGAAGAacacaaaaacagcaaactgtTTTACATTGACGATGAGAATGGTAACGACTCTTGGAGTGGCACTCTAGCATCTCCAAATGGAAATGATGATGGTCCATTTAAAACGTTTCAAGGAGCAGTTTCAGGAATAAGAAAACAAAGAGACTCCACTTTGGAAAAGGCTACATTGTTTGTCAGAAAAGGAACATATTTTCTGTCTACACCAGTAACGCTGGATAGCAGG GATGCTTCGCTATCAATTGTTGGATATCCTGGAGATAAAAGGCCTTTGATAACTGGAGCAACAAAAATTCCAGGTGCGGAATTTCTCCCGTACGACCAGACGAGATATGCCACTTTCTTTAATGGAATTTGCTCCAAACACGTCTTTCTCGGAGAAAACAGACTCGTGAGAGCAAG GAAGCCAAACTTACAAAGCTGGACAGGAAGAGATCTAACTGGTGAAGGTCCGTATCTAACTATTAAAGATCTTTTTGTGTCAACTCCTGATTGCAACAGGCAGGGTTCGGGAGGATTTTCGCAG AGCTGTCCTGACCAGAACAAACTGGGCTTCGTATATGAGGAGGGAGATATTGACGAAAACTGGCAGGATCCAACGACCGGTGAAATCCTTGTCTACCAAGCCTGGGTTGCAGAAAGAGGCCACATCGGTCACATCGGCAACAGTCAGGTCGATTTTTCTGAACCACTAAGATATGCCATCGGTAGCCATCCTAAGCCCTCAGGGTGGCGCTATGTGGTTGAGAACATATTCGAGG AACTGGACGCAGTAGGAGAGTATTTTTGCGATGAACGCAAcggattgttttttatttatcctCCGGAGGGAGCTCTTGATACGGACGACGTATTTGTGGGAACATTGGAAACGTTTTTCCGAG TCAGAAACACGAATGACATCAGGTTTTCGGACTTGGAGTTCCGGCACAGCCACGACGGTGATTTTGCCGGTTATAACGAAAGACCAGCAATCTTAGATTTCGAGAATACGGATGGAATTCGAGTGGATAGATGTTATTTTGCCAACGTGGCCTACACTGCTGTATACTTTCTTTCTTGTCTCAATGTGAAT atttttgcaaataactttCTGGATATTGGATACTTTGCCGTATCTTCTGATTATCGAAACGATCCTAACGATCCATATGCAaacagaaacatttttatcagaaaaaatacttttgagGGATGTGGAGTCAGTAATATGTTACAG CCTGCCTGTTTGCACGTTAGAGGAGTTGGAAATTTGCACGTGTCGGGCAATGAAATCAGTCGCACTCCTTATGCTGGAATGAgg ATTGGTTGGCAACTTACGTTCTCACTCGATTACATAGCAAATGaagaatatattttttacatcGAAAGAAATCATGTTCACGATTTTGGTTTGGGAATTTTAAGTGATTTCGCCGGAATTTATCTCTCTTCAAACCCTGGTTGTGGAAAAGCAAACGCG GATCTAACAGTGTGTTATCTTCATGCGTACGTTTCCAAGAACGTGGTTCACGCAGGGGAAAGCTACAATTACGGAGCAATCGGAGTTTACGGAGATACTGCTGTGTCCCGTTTAACAG TGGAGAGGAACTGGTTGTATGATTTGGATGAAGCTGCAGTTAACTTTCATTGTGGACAACAGAACGTTGCTTTAAACAACATGATTTATCACGTTGCTGATACACGGGTTTTTGGAGTCTGTAACTCTATTGTTGGGGAAGGACAAGCGGTCCAGCAA ATCTTAACATTCAAGAAAAACGTCGTTTTTGTTAACAACGCCGAAGCTAGGCTCTATCGCAATTCCGATTTTTGGGAGTACGATATGCCGGTTTTGGATGAAAACATTTACTTCTTCAATTCTACCGACGAAAGACAAACAAATGAGTTCTTTCCTATGGGAATATCTTTCAATGAATGGCAAGAAAGCTCCGGAAATGATATCAATTCTTACATAATACAACCACGTTTCAGGAATGTAAAAAGTCAAGATTTCAGACTGAGATGTACTTCGACGGCTTTTGAGCTTGGAATCAAATCGGTAGACCTACGATACATAAGATCTTCAAGCGGGATTTGTCGAAAAAATTGA